Proteins from one Elgaria multicarinata webbii isolate HBS135686 ecotype San Diego chromosome 3, rElgMul1.1.pri, whole genome shotgun sequence genomic window:
- the LOC134395904 gene encoding histone H2A-like, which translates to MSGRGKTGGKARAKAKSRSSRAGLQFPVGRVHRLLRKGNYAERIGGGAPVYLAAVLEYLSAEILELAGNAARDNKKSRIIPRHLQLAVRNDEELNKLLGGVTIAQGGVLPNIHAVLLPKKTEALHNAASSKPTTSMSKSAKVPKVAVKPMAAPVAVQ; encoded by the coding sequence ATGTCTGGTCGTGGCAAGACAGGCGGGAAGGCACGAGCAAAGGCAAAGTCTCGCTCCTCCAGAGCAGGGCTGCAATTTCCTGTGGGCCGAGTTCACCGACTGCTGCGAAAGGGGAATTACGCAGAGCGGATTGGTGGTGGAGCCCCAGTATATTTGGCTGCTGTGCTCGAGTACCTCAGCGCCGAGATCTTGGAACTCGCCGGCAACGCAGCGAGAGACAATAAAAAGAGCCGAATCATCCCGCGCCACTTGCAGCTGGCGGTGCGCAACGATGAAGAGCTGAACAAGCTGTTGGGCGGAGTTACAATTGCTCAGGGTGGTGTTTTGCCCAACATCCATGCTGTCTTGCTGCCCAAGAAGACGGAAGCTCTGCATAATGCTGCTAGCAGCAAACCTACCACCAGCATGAGCAAGTCTGCCAAGGTGCCCAAAGTTGCAGTCAAGCCCATGGCTGCTCCTGTTGCTGTTCAGTGA